One window of the Caldanaerovirga acetigignens genome contains the following:
- a CDS encoding RAMP superfamily CRISPR-associated protein has translation MKMYIHITLKSDATFGRGEGVAGLVDEEVEHDPKTGLPYLRGRTLKGLLVEQCANILYALEKQNSKALARLQQAASFLFGRPGSTLDDARMHVGPALLPEELCQAVEAHIKRGELTPAEVLESLTAIRRQTAVAEETGAPEEGSLRSIRVVLRETTFIASLDFDKEPDEDAKALLASCVLCLRRAGNGRNRGRGRLKARLLDENKNDITEACLQHFRQLVRGEGL, from the coding sequence ATGAAAATGTACATTCACATCACCCTTAAAAGCGATGCAACTTTCGGGCGCGGCGAGGGAGTAGCCGGGCTTGTAGACGAAGAAGTAGAGCATGATCCGAAGACTGGCCTCCCTTATTTGCGGGGCCGCACACTTAAGGGATTGCTGGTAGAACAGTGCGCGAATATCTTGTATGCTCTAGAAAAGCAAAATTCGAAGGCCCTGGCTAGGTTGCAGCAAGCTGCCAGCTTTCTCTTCGGTCGACCGGGCAGCACCCTAGACGACGCCCGTATGCATGTGGGTCCGGCCCTTTTGCCGGAAGAGCTGTGCCAGGCGGTAGAAGCTCACATCAAGCGTGGAGAGCTGACGCCGGCTGAAGTTTTGGAATCACTTACTGCTATTCGACGCCAAACGGCGGTTGCTGAAGAAACGGGTGCGCCAGAAGAAGGGAGCCTTCGCTCGATACGTGTTGTTTTGCGGGAGACTACTTTTATTGCCTCGCTGGATTTTGACAAAGAGCCGGATGAAGATGCAAAAGCGTTACTTGCATCTTGCGTGCTTTGTCTGCGCCGAGCGGGTAACGGGCGCAATCGCGGCCGCGGCCGCTTGAAGGCGCGGTTGTTGGATGAAAATAAAAATGACATTACAGAGGCTTGTTTGCAGCATTTTCGCCAGTTGGTGAGAGGTGAGGGGTTATGA
- the csx10 gene encoding type III-D CRISPR-associated RAMP protein Csx10 has product MKVISYRITLLEPALLTALEGDPNESVSFNYIPGSVLRGAVIGKYMRSRKLKTLDAGEETVRRLFFDGTTRFLNGYPLDRLENRTLPVPLSWQQDKKAASIQTDGDPAPIYDFAIDEHPKDIDQPQGLRAPFCTLYEDMVRLVSPERQLSIHTARNRRYGRAIPQSSNVAEEPSGAVYRYEALAGGQSFEALILCDCDEDAELLRLLLAGEVFLGGSRSAGYGRAKIHNVDIKTAAEDWREVDRELVAQVDGKLIVTFLSDVLLRDENGQFTADPGAVTATLEKKLGMKLKFKRAFIRSELIGGFNRKWGLPLPQVLAIKMGSVFVYELSDDSSYDMAKLLDLEAKGIGERRAEGFGRLAFNWLTEEMLEVEPKVSPKAVLQTISEEESKTIAERMVARMLERRLEGKLVARAVEVADFLVGNRELPSNAQVSRLRGIIRYELMKENPDPQRVKDFLKDIETRKPARKQFEKVRVGERSLLEWMRDTLNEVNPDNWKQLFGISRHDIPKLGGVEPKINESFRIRYILRYIDAVLACALEKKRGKEGN; this is encoded by the coding sequence ATGAAAGTCATCTCTTATCGCATTACCCTGCTCGAACCGGCCCTTTTGACAGCTCTGGAAGGCGACCCGAACGAAAGCGTTTCCTTTAATTATATTCCGGGTAGTGTGTTGAGAGGTGCAGTGATTGGGAAATATATGCGCTCAAGAAAGCTGAAAACTCTGGATGCCGGGGAGGAAACGGTAAGGAGGCTCTTCTTTGACGGCACCACTCGCTTCCTAAATGGTTATCCCCTTGACCGCTTGGAAAATCGGACATTGCCCGTACCGCTGTCCTGGCAGCAGGACAAGAAAGCTGCATCTATCCAGACAGATGGTGATCCGGCTCCTATTTACGATTTCGCCATTGATGAACACCCTAAGGACATAGACCAACCACAAGGCCTAAGGGCGCCGTTTTGCACGTTGTATGAAGACATGGTTCGCCTTGTAAGCCCCGAACGCCAGCTATCCATTCATACTGCCAGGAATCGCCGTTACGGTCGGGCAATACCGCAGTCTTCTAATGTGGCAGAAGAACCTTCTGGAGCGGTATATCGTTATGAGGCTCTGGCTGGCGGGCAGAGCTTTGAGGCTTTGATACTCTGTGACTGCGATGAAGATGCTGAGCTTCTCAGGCTGCTGCTTGCTGGAGAAGTCTTCCTCGGTGGTTCGAGGAGCGCTGGCTACGGGAGAGCGAAGATCCACAATGTCGATATAAAAACGGCAGCTGAAGACTGGCGCGAAGTGGACAGAGAGCTGGTAGCCCAGGTAGATGGCAAACTCATCGTCACGTTTTTGAGCGATGTTTTACTAAGAGACGAAAACGGTCAGTTTACGGCAGACCCCGGCGCGGTGACTGCTACTTTGGAAAAGAAATTGGGAATGAAGCTTAAGTTTAAAAGAGCTTTTATTCGCTCAGAACTGATAGGTGGTTTTAACAGGAAGTGGGGGCTTCCCTTGCCACAAGTGCTGGCAATTAAAATGGGGAGTGTTTTTGTTTACGAGTTGAGTGATGATTCTTCATACGATATGGCAAAGCTTTTAGATCTGGAGGCTAAAGGGATAGGCGAACGCCGGGCCGAGGGTTTCGGGCGCCTGGCCTTTAACTGGCTTACAGAAGAAATGTTAGAGGTAGAGCCTAAGGTTTCTCCCAAAGCTGTGTTGCAAACCATTAGCGAGGAGGAGAGCAAAACCATAGCGGAGCGCATGGTAGCGCGGATGCTTGAACGGCGACTAGAAGGTAAGCTGGTTGCCAGAGCTGTTGAAGTTGCCGATTTCCTGGTTGGTAATAGGGAGCTACCGAGCAATGCCCAAGTATCTAGATTGCGTGGCATAATACGTTACGAGCTTATGAAAGAAAATCCGGACCCGCAGCGCGTGAAGGATTTTCTGAAAGACATTGAAACCCGTAAGCCGGCGCGGAAGCAGTTTGAGAAAGTAAGAGTAGGGGAGCGGTCTCTACTCGAGTGGATGAGGGATACCTTAAATGAAGTCAACCCGGATAACTGGAAGCAGTTATTCGGTATAAGCAGACATGACATTCCTAAGCTAGGTGGGGTCGAACCGAAGATTAACGAGTCTTTCCGTATCAGATACATACTACGTTACATAGACGCTGTTCTGGCATGTGCGCTTGAGAAAAAAAGAGGAAAGGAGGGAAATTAG